The Prochlorococcus marinus XMU1404 region TTTAAATCGTCATTTCTATAATTTTGATCTTTGCGAGAAAATGTACTTACCACTTTTTTATAGAATAAGTATTAACTAACTATAGATTATATTTAAAATAATGGGAAAAAAGAATTGGATAGAATTTGACAATCAAGAAAAAAAATCTGAAGAAACAGCTAAATTAGATACTTTTAACAAAAGATCAAAAATAAATATTTCAAAACAAAAAAAAGGTAAAAAGGGTAAGACTATCACTTTAATTAGAGGGTTAGGAACTGAGGATGAGATCTTATTAAAAGAATTACTAAAAAAAATTAAAGTTTTTTGTGGTACTGGAGGAACATTGATTGATAGTAATATCCAGTTACAGGGTGATATGGTATTGAAATCAATTGAGTTTCTTCGTAAAGAGGGATTTCATAATTTATGAAGCAAGGGTTAGGATAGGTTTTTAATTTTGATGATTCAAACAATGAAAGAGCAAGATCAAACAAAGTCAACCAATATAAAATGGCACAATTTAACTATTGATAGAGAAAAGTTAGAGAAAATGAGAGGTCATAAAGGTATGGTTATCTGGTTTACAGGTTTATCTGGCTCTGGTAAAAGTACTTTAGCCAATGCTTTAAATGAATTTTTACACTTAGATGGGTTTTCGACTTACGTGTTGGATGGAGATAATATTAGACATGGTTTATGTAAAGATCTTGGTTTTTCGGATGAAGATAGAGAAGAAAATATAAGAAGAATTGGGGAAGTTGCCAATTTATTTATGAATGCTGGAATAATAACTATTACAGCATTCGTTTCACCATTTATTAGCGATAGAGATAAGGTGAGACAAATTATTGGATCTAAGGATTTTATTGAAGTTTATTGTGCTGCAGATATCACAGTTTGCGAAAATAGGGATACTAAAGGTCTTTATAAGAAAGCTCGTTTGGGTGAAATTTTGGAATTTACAGGGATTTCTAGTCCATATGAAGCTCCTAATAATCCAGAAATTGTTGTTGATACAGGTTCTTTAGATTTAAATGATTCCGTTGAAAAAGTTATTAACTACCTTAAAAAAGAAAACTTTCTTAAAAAGGCCTAATAGAAAATATTAGTTCATTTATTTTGAAGATAATTGTCAGCTCCAAGGGTTGATAACTTACTATTTTTAGTTCTTACCTGTGTATGAAGATTTTCTCTGAATTCTTTTAAATTTTTCTTTATTGATTCATCAAATAAACTAATAATCTCTATTGCCAATAATCCAGCATTCTTACTTCCATTAATTGCAACTGTTGCAACTGGAATCCCAGCGGGCATTTGAACAATTGATAAAAGAGAGTCAATCCCCTTGAGTGTCTTACTCTCTACTGGTACTCCAATTACAGGAATGCAAGTGATGGATGCCAGCATTCCTGGAAGATGAGCAGCACCACCAGCACCGGCAATTATTACCTTTATGTTTTCTGATTCTGCATTTTTTGCAAATTCCATCATTTCAATAGGGGTTCGATGGGCAGAAAGTATACAAACTTCAGTTTTTATTCCAAATTCTCTTAAAATGTCAATGGCAGGCTTCAATGTTTTTAAATCTGAATCACTACCCATTACGACAGCAATTCTATAAATATCTTTAGAATTCAATTCAGACAAAATAACAAATCAATTCTTTCCTATAATGGCGTGCAATTAATTTGGCGCCAGTTAGTTAGTATAAAAAGAATAAATTTTCATAGAATATTATGAAGTCAAATAGGATTATAGAAAAAAGTGAAGTTAGGGAGTATTTTAATGGTACTGGCTTTGAAAGATGGAATAAAATTTATAGCAAATCTGATGAAATTAATACAGTTCAGAAAAATATTAGGAAAGGTCATCAAAAAACTGTAGATGATGTGGTTTCATACATCAAAAATTATCCTGAACTAACAAAAAAAAGTTTTTGTGATGCAGGATGTGGTGTAGGAAGTCTTTCCATACCTTTACTAAGACTTGGTATAAAAGAACTACAGATGAGCGATATTTCTTCTGAAATGATTAAAGAAACAAAAAAACGCATTAATGCATTAGGTTTGAATCAAGGTAAAATCAAATATGAAGTCTGTGATCTGGAAAAATTAAAAGGATTATTTGATGTTGTAGTTTGTTTGGATGTATTTATTCATTATCCTCAACCAGTCGCAGAAGAAATGGTCCAACATTTATGCGATTTAAGCAAAGAAAAACTAATCGTTAGCTTTGCTCCTTATACTCCAGTGCTTGCTGTTTTAAAAAATATTGGGAAATTATTTCCTGGGCCAAGCAAAACTACAAGAGCATATACATTGAAAGAAAAGGGCATTATTAATGCTGCTAAAGAAAGAGGATTTAAAGTAGTTAAAAAGAAATTAAATCAAGCTCCTTTTTATTTTTCAAAACTAATTGAATTTGAAAAAATTTAATAATTTATTTTACTAAATGATTTTCAAGCGCATAACGAACTAATTCGGTTCGACTAGATGTACCTGTCTTTATAAAAAGTCTACTTACATATTTCTCAACATTTCTAATAGATGTTTCAAGTTGTCTTGCAATTTCCTTATTCATCAGCCCCTCTGCTACTAGTTGAAGTACACTTGCTTCTCTTGGAGTAAAACTAGGAAGATTAATTTTATTTTCTTGATTAGTCTGGTTTTGGCCTGTGAGCATAGATTTTATTTCAGTGATTTGTTTCGCCATTTTGCTTACATCAATATCTGCGAATCGTGCCGCTTCTTTTAGTAAACGATCTTGTCTGTTGATTACATTTTTAACTCTTGCAGCTAATTCATCGGGATCGAAAGGTTTGGAAATATAATCATCAACTCCTGCAAGATAACCTTCCGTTCTGTCTAGGGTCATTCCTTTCGCAGTTAGAAAAATAACTGGAGTTCCTCCTAATTTTTCATCCTCTCTAATTTTTTCTAATAAAGCATAACCGTTAGATCGGGGCATCATAACATCGCTTATTATCAAATCCGGAAAAACTGTTTGAGCTTTTTCCCAACCATCCTCTCCATCAACTGCAATAAATATTTCAAAGCCTTCATCCTCTAGAAATGTTTTAACAGCTGTTCTTAAACCAGGCTCATCATCAACTAATAAAATTCTTGATTTTCGTACTGGTTCATTATTTATTTGATTAATTTCATTCATTTTTTAAATTCTTTAATTTGATTTTCTAGTAATAAACAGAATTTTATATACTAAACATAATGCTATCAACTCCTATACTACTAGACTATCAATCTTCGACTCCTTGCTCTAAAGATGTTGTTGATTCTATGCAACCTTTTTGGAGTGAGATATTTTCTAACCCTGCAAGCAAATCTAATTTGGCCGGGATTAATGCAAGCGCTATATTGGAAGCCTCAAGAGAAAAAATAGAACAAAGTTTATTTCTTAAGAATAAAAAAGTTATTTTTACAAGCGGAGCAACAGAATCTAACAACTTAGCCTTATTAGGTTTTGCTAGAAATTACTATAAAAAAACAGGAAATTACGGACATATTATTACCTTAAAAACAGAGCATAAAGCTGTTTTGGAGCCCCTAAACCAACTAAAAAAAGAGGGATTTATGGTTACAGAAATTAATCCTCAGAAAGATGGCTTAATTTCAGAAGAACTGTTTAAAAAGAATATAAGAAAAGAGACATTTCTGGTTAGTGTCATGTTGGCAAATAACGAAATAGGAGTTATTCAGCCTTTAGAGAATATTTCAAAGATATGTAAATCGAGAGGAATAACTTTTCACTCTGATTTCGCACAATGTTTAGGTTATATCGAGTTAGACAATCTTTTATCAGATGTAAATATGATTACGATGAGTTCTCATAAAATATATGGTCCTAAAGGGATAGGACTTCTTTTGATTGATGGAGAAATTAATCTTGAACCTTTAATTGTTGGTGGAGGTCAGGAATATGGTCTCAGGTCTGGTACATTACCTCTTCCTTTAGTAGTTGGCTTTGCTAAAGCAATAGAGATAGCAGTTTTTAATCAAAAAAATAATGCTGAGAAATTACTTTTATACAGAAATAATCTTTTAGAGGGTTTGTTAGAAAATAATTCTGGTTTATTAATTAATGGCTCCATAGAAAAGAGATTACCTCACAATCTAAATTTGACTGTATTGGATTTAAACGGAGCAAAGTTTCATAAACTTTTAAAATCTAAAATAATTTGTTCTAGTGGATCTGCATGTAGTAATGGTGAACCATCTCATGTTTTATTAGCATTAGGTAGATCTTTTAAAGAAGCAGAATCTTCAATTAGGTTAAGTATTGGACTAAGCACTAATTCAGATGATATAAAACGAGCAATTTATATTCTTACAAATACGATCAAATCATTACGATAGAAATTCTTGGCTCTTTAATTTAATTGAGCAATTCTTAATTTTCCACTTCTAGCTCTTTTATTTAGTCCGACTTCTTCTTCGGAAGGAGTTATTGGCTTTTTTGTTAGGTTTTTTAGTCTTTGATCATTTTTAAAATAACTTTTAACTA contains the following coding sequences:
- a CDS encoding translation initiation factor SUI1: MGKKNWIEFDNQEKKSEETAKLDTFNKRSKINISKQKKGKKGKTITLIRGLGTEDEILLKELLKKIKVFCGTGGTLIDSNIQLQGDMVLKSIEFLRKEGFHNL
- the cysC gene encoding adenylyl-sulfate kinase; its protein translation is MIQTMKEQDQTKSTNIKWHNLTIDREKLEKMRGHKGMVIWFTGLSGSGKSTLANALNEFLHLDGFSTYVLDGDNIRHGLCKDLGFSDEDREENIRRIGEVANLFMNAGIITITAFVSPFISDRDKVRQIIGSKDFIEVYCAADITVCENRDTKGLYKKARLGEILEFTGISSPYEAPNNPEIVVDTGSLDLNDSVEKVINYLKKENFLKKA
- the purE gene encoding 5-(carboxyamino)imidazole ribonucleotide mutase, whose protein sequence is MGSDSDLKTLKPAIDILREFGIKTEVCILSAHRTPIEMMEFAKNAESENIKVIIAGAGGAAHLPGMLASITCIPVIGVPVESKTLKGIDSLLSIVQMPAGIPVATVAINGSKNAGLLAIEIISLFDESIKKNLKEFRENLHTQVRTKNSKLSTLGADNYLQNK
- the bchM gene encoding magnesium protoporphyrin IX methyltransferase, with protein sequence MKSNRIIEKSEVREYFNGTGFERWNKIYSKSDEINTVQKNIRKGHQKTVDDVVSYIKNYPELTKKSFCDAGCGVGSLSIPLLRLGIKELQMSDISSEMIKETKKRINALGLNQGKIKYEVCDLEKLKGLFDVVVCLDVFIHYPQPVAEEMVQHLCDLSKEKLIVSFAPYTPVLAVLKNIGKLFPGPSKTTRAYTLKEKGIINAAKERGFKVVKKKLNQAPFYFSKLIEFEKI
- a CDS encoding response regulator transcription factor; translated protein: MNEINQINNEPVRKSRILLVDDEPGLRTAVKTFLEDEGFEIFIAVDGEDGWEKAQTVFPDLIISDVMMPRSNGYALLEKIREDEKLGGTPVIFLTAKGMTLDRTEGYLAGVDDYISKPFDPDELAARVKNVINRQDRLLKEAARFADIDVSKMAKQITEIKSMLTGQNQTNQENKINLPSFTPREASVLQLVAEGLMNKEIARQLETSIRNVEKYVSRLFIKTGTSSRTELVRYALENHLVK
- a CDS encoding cysteine desulfurase family protein, translating into MLSTPILLDYQSSTPCSKDVVDSMQPFWSEIFSNPASKSNLAGINASAILEASREKIEQSLFLKNKKVIFTSGATESNNLALLGFARNYYKKTGNYGHIITLKTEHKAVLEPLNQLKKEGFMVTEINPQKDGLISEELFKKNIRKETFLVSVMLANNEIGVIQPLENISKICKSRGITFHSDFAQCLGYIELDNLLSDVNMITMSSHKIYGPKGIGLLLIDGEINLEPLIVGGGQEYGLRSGTLPLPLVVGFAKAIEIAVFNQKNNAEKLLLYRNNLLEGLLENNSGLLINGSIEKRLPHNLNLTVLDLNGAKFHKLLKSKIICSSGSACSNGEPSHVLLALGRSFKEAESSIRLSIGLSTNSDDIKRAIYILTNTIKSLR